One stretch of Plutella xylostella chromosome 15, ilPluXylo3.1, whole genome shotgun sequence DNA includes these proteins:
- the LOC105398488 gene encoding uncharacterized protein LOC105398488 — protein sequence MNFTPELSAFQGVIISADNVNQFSKITARGGNEETILTIVSSLYTFLHEKQYLSNDGVTEKAKSELRKFTFYLLLNADFSILEELVEMPGIDMVIWTVPTITKCLICEMIWGLNMEPFLYEVISFCQSSMALQVVQPFIDSLKYSPLETSLAKIKLLSAACYRHISRMNFFTYDNSFLFPTLTEFYETLLRCITYFVTPPRPERIERLPDDEKYKYMGNNLITVIKLILECFTLYTSLEKFETEGFEDMYLCTIKPESIQNRGGAYRPCDLPEGSVFQCVQKCNSALVDKCMAVVMEVSVDVFCAWSEFEENGKTMQQSVGEMCYLLLSKLTKISAFSDHPIKNMLPQISCKPVDIHDIIKVADTETIIENVSKGLEHKVLWLQALIEKDELCQNMQSIACLTANIDFLKGDQCAQLMKKIIHYVEENSAADESVKLLAINIFSKCNHSSKEMVLEEHFKNNVLNNSLETSQLNDMQTEIFNKLVATPDADITHVLSVFIQNPYLTYTKILNTAIENNKQCDIMLRVMSMLSKYTNHYYKTDTEACLVKSIEKYPLTSLESDKQRSSFVHFIVELRRAEILTAAKLLLLVIMPSLHRAIVQKDCGTVSVQVRLLSGAYSLDELLQYRAPVLAMLAQVLEAVRWTLPTFTGDAPTALEESLQLQMKLFKAYNGVVPAKDMHWLKSKLVRLGPMNMYYYRDIWNPPGDNYIEIISGKKEMSNDELVVLLAKVLCSASPTEWSEVWDSLRCRGETETLDILYNAFSLITVAESENRTDSTRACMLYCLRNLALVTKDKVSTVPLSDSQVSNLLDKAVTIMNIQKDVDVEDVSTAILPLLSYIAEKKRTEYTVDTHNIARRIKYESFAILVRQIFTNANNC from the exons atgaatttcACTCCTGAATTGTCAGCATTTCAGGGAGTCATAATATCAGCAGACAATGTGAATCAATTTTCGAAAATAACAGCTAGAGGCG GTAACGAAGAAACAATTCTTACTATAGTAAGCAGCTTGTACACATTCTTACATGAAAAACAATACCTCTCCAATGATGGTGTCACAGAAAAGGCTAAATCTGAACTACGCAAGTTTACCTTCTACTTATTGTTAAATGCAGACTTCTCAATCCTCGAGGAACTGGTGGAGATGCCTGGAATAGACATGGTCATCTGGACCGTGCCCACCATCACCAAATGCCTCATCTGTGAGATGATATGGGGTCTCAATATGGAACCCTTCTTGTATGAAGTCATTTCATTTTGTCAGTCTTCAATGGCATTGCAAGTAGTGCAACCCTTTATCGATAGTTTAAAGTATAGCCCATTAGAAACAAGTCTTGCGAAAATAAAGCTGCTTTCGGCGGCCTGCTACAGACACATTAGCAGAATGAACTTTTTCACCTACGACAATAGCTTCTTGTTCCCCACCCTGACAGAGTTCTATGAAACACTACTCAGATGTATAACATATTTTGTGACACCACCACGCCCAGAAAGGATTGAGAGACTTCCTGATGATGAAAAATACAAGTACATGGGAAACAACTTGATCACAGTAATAAAGCTAATCCTAGAATGCTTTACACTGTACACTTCTTTAGAAAAGTTTGAAACTGAAGGCTTTGAAGACATGTATTTATGCACAATCAAACCTGAAAGTATTCAGAACAGGGGAGGAGCATACCGGCCTTGTGACTTACCTGAAGGCTCAGTTTTTCAGTGTGTGCAGAAGTGCAACTCAGCTTTAGTAGACAAATGTATGGCGGTGGTGATGGAAGTCAGCGTTGATGTCTTCTGCGCTTGGAGTGAGTTTGAGGAAAATGGAAAAACAATGCAACAATCTGTGGGGGAGATGTGCTACTTGTTGCTCTCTAAACTGACAAAAATTAGTGCTTTCTCAGATCAtcctataaaaaatatgcttcCTCAAATCTCATGTAAGCCAGTTGATATACATGACATCATTAAAGTTGCAGACACTGAAACCATTATTGAAAATGTCAGCAAAGGATTAGAACACAAAGTATTATGGCTGCAAGCTCTGATAGAAAAAGATGAACTATGCCAAAATATGCAGTCAATAGCATGCCTCACCGCAAACATAGACTTCCTGAAAGGTGATCAATGTGCACAGCTCATGAAGAAAATTATTCATTATGTAGAAGAAAACAGTGCTGCAGATGAATCAGTCAAACTCCTAGCCATAAACATTTTCAGTAAATGCAACCACTCATCAAAGGAAATGGTGCTGGAAGAGCATTTCAAGAACAATGTGTTGAACAATTCACTTGAGACCTCACAGCTAAACGACATGCAGACTGAAATTTTCAACAAGCTAGTGGCCACACCTGATGCCGATATCACACATGTTCTATCAGTATTCATCCAAAACCCATACCTCACTTACACAAAAATCTTAAACACTGCAATAGAGAACAACAAACAATGTGACATCATGCTGCGTGTCATGTCCATGTTGAGCAAATACACAAACCACTACTACAAAACTGACACCGAAGCCTGCCTAGTAAAAAGCATAGAAAAATACCCTCTAACCAGCCTTGAATCAGACAAACAGAGGAGTAGCTTTGTTCACTTCATAGTGGAGCTGAGGAGGGCTGAAATATTAACGGCTGCAAAGCTGCTTCTGCTAGTCATAATGCCGAGCCTCCACCGGGCTATAGTGCAGAAGGACTGCGGGACGGTCAGCGTGCAGGTGCGGCTGCTCTCCGGTGCGTACAGCCTGGACGAGCTGCTGCAGTACCGCGCGCCGGTGCTGGCCATGCTGGCGCAGGTACTGGAGGCCGTGCGCTGGACTCTGCCCACCTTCACCGGAGACGCTCCCACAGCGCTCGAAGAATCTCTGCAACTGCAAATGAAGCTGTTTAAAGCTTACAATGGCGTCGTTCCAG ccAAAGACATGCACTGGCTGAAAAGCAAGCTCGTGAGATTAGGGCCAATGAATATGTACTACTACAGAGACATCTGGAACCCTCCCGGCGATAATTACATAGAAATAATCAGCGGCAAGAAAGAGATGTCTAATGATGAACTAGTCGTGTTGTTGGCAAag GTGCTCTGCTCAGCCAGCCCCACCGAATGGTCGGAGGTGTGGGACAGCCTGCGCTGCCGCGGCGAGACAGAGACGCTAGACATCCTGTATAACGCCTTCTCCCTCATCACGGTGGCCGAGAGTGAGAACCGCACCGACAGCACCCGCGCCTGTATGCTGTACTGCTTGAGGAACTTGGCGCTCGTTACTAAG GACAAAGTTTCAACCGTGCCACTATCAGACAGTCAAGTTTCAAACTTACTGGACAAAGCAGTAACTATAATGAACATCCAAAAAGACGTCGATGTCGAAGATGTGTCCACCGCCATATTGCCCCTTCTCTCTTACATAGCGGAAAAGAAAAGGACAGAATACACCGTCGATACACACAACATAGCCAGAAGAATAAAGTATGAGAGCTTCGCCATATTAGTAAgacaaatatttactaatgcGAATAATTGTTAA
- the LOC105398489 gene encoding uncharacterized protein LOC105398489 has product MEKPFFKCRLCLKLGDFCSVFEQDESIKLSDMVMSFANIEIYEGDGLPDRVCSSCIENLSTAYIFKLQVERIDHLLRKSSDIQANPHTAPDFDMLLNKDFHVHTDYGSIEENGENCVKDGNVSGEYHSASDKVLETSDDTDSDVDSIKCVHCNEAYNHYGAHKCHVTCTIEHDQHQYSSSTETLVATDAETTPDSPTQLNTSIYKTPPPPTVSCVLCDEKLTDYDLYVTHLNKCTANVKLHHFVCPACHEIFTDKYAYFQHLRMNHFLSTPDSSFDCVDSVPLVEKTRVPKPVRRQIGWSVEDIYQEIECKKVEDTPTSSPFKSFFSKLGNESFSRQSTPKRVSFRRLIEDGKQKTSNYFHFKKHVQNVKKVTHSPLKGKLQVTSKIKASLPEIVSDSDYTSPSGTSEESWKMKQNLICACDKKVFMISEFVHDRDRLTVMIKELGGVIAENTKMEMLATHFISVLPNDTYTGMMVCALATGKWLLHVNFVYDSFRAKRFMRENLYEWKKHPKVLELDNTSVEVAKAAVYWHLELQALNAKFPFEGKQIVLIMKKKYRQYYQMIFKTLKAKPLTYDPRTPGSCCTADYCFVDMKVIERVKLRFFARHDVPVFPYQYILVYLLNRGRVDDEQKYVLQELKKHGFTGAIDCLNKTF; this is encoded by the exons atggaaaaaccattttttaaatgtaggcTATGTCTGAAGCTTGGTGATTTTTGCTCAGTGTTTGAACAGGATGAGTCCATAAAATTGTCTGATATGGTTATGTCTTTCGCTAACATTGAA ATATATGAAGGAGACGGCCTCCCAGACCGTGTGTGCTCGTCGTGTATTGAGAACTTGAGCACAGCTTACATATTCAAGTTACAAGTTGAGAGAATTGATCATCTGCTAAGGAAGTCATCAG ATATCCAGGCCAACCCACACACAGCACCAGACTTTGACATGCTTCTGAACAAAGATTTCCACGTCCACACTGACTACGGCTCCATAGAGGAAAATGGTGAAAACTGTGTTAAAGATGGCAATGTGAGTGGTGAGTACCACAGCGCCTCAGATAAAGTTCTAGAGACAAGCGATGACACTGACAGTGATGTTGACTCCATAAAGTGTGTGCATTGTAATGAAGCCTACAATCACTATGGGGCTCACAAATGCCATGTGACCTGCACCATCGAGCACGACCAGCACCAGTACTCCAGCAGCACAGAGACACTCGTGGCCACTGATGCAGAGACCACACCTGATTCCCCCACACAACTCAACACTTCCATCTACAAGACCCCACCACCACCCACTGTGTCCTGTGTACTCTGCGATGAAAAGTTGACAGACTATGACTTGTATGTCACCCACCTGAACAAGTGCACAGCTAATGTGAAGCTGCACCACTTTGTGTGTCCAGCGTGCCATGAGATCTTCACTGACAAATATGCATACTTCCAACATTTGAGGATGAATCATTTCTTGAGCACACCAGACTCCAGTTTTGATTGTGTGGACAGTGTTCCGTTGGTTGAGAAGACCAGGGTGCCCAAGCCGGTGCGGCGACAGATTGGATGGTCAGTGGAGGACATTTATCAGGAGATTGAATGCAAGAAGGTGGAGGATACTCCCACGTCAAGTCCGTTTAAGTCTTTCTTTTCTAAATTGGGGAATGA ATCGTTCAGCCGCCAGAGCACGCCAAAACGGGTCAGCTTCCGCAGGCTGATAGAAGATGGCAAACAGAAGACCTCCAACTACTTCCATTTCAAGAAGCATGTGCAGAATGTTAAGAAGGTCACTCACAGTCCGCTGAAGGGAAAGCTGCAAGTGACATCTAAAATAAAAGCAAGCCTGCCAGAAATTGTTTCTG ATAGTGACTACACGTCGCCGAGCGGCACCTCGGAGGAGTCGTGGAAGATGAAGCAGAACCTGATCTGCGCCTGCGACAAGAAAGTCTTCATGATATCCGAGTTTGTACAT GACCGCGACCGGCTGACCGTCATGATCAAGGAGCTCGGCGGGGTCATCGCCGAGAACACCAAGATGGAGATGCTCGCGACTCACTTCATCTCTGTGCTGCCGAACGACACGTACACCGGCATGATGGTGTGCGCGCTGGCCACGGGGAAGTGGCTGCTGCACGTCAACTTTGTGTATGACAGCTTCCGCGCTAAGCGGTTTATGAGG GAGAACCTCTACGAATGGAAGAAGCACCCGAAAGTCCTCGAGCTCGACAACACGAGCGTAGAGGTCGCTAAGGCAGCCGTGTACTGGCACTTGGAGCTGCAGGCTCTCAACGCCAAGTTCCCCTTCGAGGGCAAGCAGATCGTGCTCATCATGAAGAAGAAGTACAGACAGTACTACCAGATGATCTTCAAGACGTTGAAGGCGAAGCCGCTTACTTATGATCCGAG AACCCCGGGCAGCTGCTGCACCGCCGACTACTGCTTCGTGGACATGAAGGTCATCGAACGAGTCAAACTGCGCTTCTTCGCTCGCCACGACGTGCCCGTGTTCCCCTACCAATATATCCTGGTCTACCTGCTCAACAGAGGCCGGGTCGACGACGAACAGAAGTATGTGCTGCAAGAGCTCAAGAAACACGGGTTTACTGGGGCCATTGATTGTTTGAATAAGACCTTTTAA
- the LOC105390465 gene encoding ras-like GTP-binding protein RhoL has product MGTTARLKITVVGDGMVGKTCLLYVYTQDIFPKEYVPTVFDNYVGHITVDGEEVEMALWDTAGQEDYERLRPLSYTHTNCFLVCYSVGNRASYDNVVLKWYPELKHFSGAVPIVLVATKIDLRTTSPTQTITTQEGKKLKKKIRAAALVECSALERVNLNEVFEEAVRAGLRKKPVMKRSCQYL; this is encoded by the exons ATGGGGACGACGGCGCGGCTCAAGATAACAGTGGTCGGCGATGGCATGGTGGGCAAGACCTGCCTGCTCTACGTCTACACGCAAGACATCTTTCCCAAGGAGTATGTGCCCACAGT GTTCGACAACTACGTGGGCCACATCACGGTGGACGGCGAGGAGGTGGAGATGGCGCTGTGGGACACCGCCGGCCAGGAGGACTACGAGCGGTTGCGCCCTCTGTCGTACACACAC ACGAACTGCTTCCTAGTCTGCTACTCGGTGGGGAACCGCGCGTCGTATGACAACGTGGTGCTGAAGTGGTACCCCGAGCTGAAACACTTCAGCGGAGCCGTACCCATAGTCTTAGTTG CTACGAAAATTGACCTGCGGACGACGTCACCcactcagaccatcacaacgCAGGAAggaaagaaattaaaaaagaaaattag GGCAGCAGCGCTAGTGGAATGTTCGGCGCTGGAGAGGGTGAACCTCAACGAGGTGTTCGAGGAGGCCGTGCGCGCCGGCCTGCGCAAGAAGCCAGTCATGAAGCGATCCTGCCAGTACCTGTGA
- the LOC105390466 gene encoding uncharacterized protein LOC105390466, translating to MAGLSEFEALEEEVKELLENYKYKKPTAYEPCTLKNINECLIGLREEFDLFNINYTFNPYLDIEDGTLSPEALVKLVNSVWTLLQYHKNSTQKAERLSEENHILDHNNKQLNAAISRLKEKVSLEKNESRACVASAQRISDQSDEVLVALTETRAKLTQITKQKNTMEKSLKNEISRLKRDNEKLQDKLRCKAGTYTPCTDMCDSTLTQVKERERKQRQVISKLQENNQQLIREVIALKEEIILSGLTDYKPHGKK from the exons ATGGCCGGACTGAGTGAATTTGAGGCATTAGAAGAGGAAGTGAAGGAGCTCCTTGAAAATTACAAGTACAAGAAACCTACAGCTTACGAACCATGCACActtaaaaatatcaatgaaTGTCTGATCGGACTTCGGGAA GAATTTGATCTTTTCAACATAAATTACACTTTTAATCCGTATTTGGACATTGAAGATGGTACTTTAAGTCCTGAAGCATTAGTGAAGCTAGTAAACTCTGTGTGGACCTTGCTGCAGTACCACAAAAACAGCACACAGAAAGCAGAAAGACTATCTGAAGAAAACCATATTTTGGATCACAACAACAAGCAACTAAAT GCAGCAATATCTAGACTGAAAGAAAAAGTAAGCCTTGAAAAGAATGAATCAAGGGCTTGTGTGGCATCTGCACAGAGGATATCAGATCAGTCTGACGAGGTGCTGGTGGCCCTCACAGAGACTAGGGCTAAGCTCacacaaataacaaaacaGAAGAATACCATGGAAAAGAGCTTGAAAAATGAAATATCAAGACTTAAAAGGGACAATGAAAAGCTACAAGACAAGTTACGGTGCAAAGCAG GCACCTATACTCCCTGCACGGACATGTGTGACTCTACTCTCACTCAGGTGAAAGAGCGAGAGAGAAAACAAAGACAGGTCATCAGCAAACTGCAGGAGAATAACCAGCAGCTCATTCGGGAAGTCATTGCTTTGAAGGAAGAAATCATCCTCTCGGGACTGACTGACTACAAACCCCATGGGAAAAAATAA